One Vespa velutina chromosome 12, iVesVel2.1, whole genome shotgun sequence DNA window includes the following coding sequences:
- the LOC124953326 gene encoding tudor domain-containing protein 7-like, whose product MDRDKVIGNLRAALLSSKGGVHINEVDRDFRTIIGENIPYRRLGYQSLEAFLKSISGIKITNKGGQTYVEALPNEKSFHLSKLISQQKSGNKKEFRKGFYHNSTPCRMPYSTKKVVFPGKNVNANSSMQTKNSMKNNTNQKQEKIVPLMQVPTGYIPPSSLGRPRYIQPVSGAPTFPSKRLKDRKSNAIQTIMNENVNKHNNNTFFKSNDNAEKSATPVITSKPNTLQKYSEACSNEQSSSNISGRLKINSDVPSHSLISNNVSTFQHSEVLSPLSPAQLIGNKPISFATAQSLKVQENNQKKTILKSTVSLEDPRHQLKICAKNLSLPEPIYRILPATTRTSTVMSIYAHVKIGPHGYSNYPYDVSSEDEAQRLAAEIALKDLIDKFGSLPNITETTNKELIQKRIVAIVNTHMNGVFKDQIPLYYKQRYGECLPGDWFDVIKKCSEIILEKGADNSIILQRSEITKEKVRDPISPKSDKILLNPIGPTIPGQLQLPEDQYWIVYVCCVISTVDVWVRLAGPDYSDKFDIMIAEMMECYGRSQPSVKSVEIGDYYAIFEDDCWHRVRCEEFDSVTGMVTVLFIDHGDEDQRSLNDLHILDKKFCSLSAQAMRMCLAGLEDFRDCETVLAHIENLLLGQAFYVEVLNQGFDKDGPYATVEFYDTSGPDDINLNKILYKQILQNIIALPQMNVAGQVTEVFVSHVEKNGDVYIQIQTEGMKYLIRLINRLTQTGLTADILKYSIVTVVDRMKKYFVSVDGNWYRGEVMNIYPNGQVKVFLIDFGNAVIASKANLLHLEKLSDLLTKYPAQAMKVHLHNIEKSMCNEKMVSRLRKLVPQGEPILMKVIAHSTVGTPLVELFKRVQPDNVLASINTTLAFEEHERTIGDGNNNVKSRKRITSRAITNEEDDVIKTLKPPKITGLGEFFDVHVTMAANPGNFTVQPLDDKRSLEAMMIELQEVCLNYHGSYPTVASIREGNLYAAKHIDEHWYRVSALNIINENMVTVYFCDFGDVSILSLDKLQPLKSQFLELPYQAIKAKLVGIRPINMDWSVEDCLRFQRLVLEKNFVSIVVESTHDDVNPAETILGLKLIDVETSEDIYIDQLLVEEGRAVYTD is encoded by the exons ttcCGAAAAGGTTTCTATCACAATTCAACGCCATGTCGAATGCCATATTCAACGAAGAAAGTTGTTTTCCCTGGGAAAAATGTTAATGCAAATTCCTCTATGCAGACTAAAAATTCTATGAAAAACAACACTAatcaaaaacaagaaaa GATTGTACCTCTCATGCAAGTTCCAACAGGATATATACCGCCATCTTCTTTAGGAAGACCTAGATATATACAACCGGTGTCGGGAGCACCTACTTTTCCTAGCaaa agaCTAAAGGATAGAAAATCAAATGCTATTCAAACGATAATGAacgaaaatgttaataaacataataataatacattttttaaaagcaATGACAATGCTGAAAAATCTGCAACACCTGTGATAACATCAAAACCAAACACACTACAGAAATATTCAGAAGCTTGTAGTAATGAACAATCATCTTCAAATATAAGTGGAAgacttaaaattaattcagaTGTTCCATCCCATTCGCTCATAAGTAATAATGTATCAACGTTTCAACATTCTGAAGTGTTATCACCGTTATCTCCTGCACAATTAATAGGAAACAAACCAATTTCATTTGCTACTGCACAATCATTAAAg gtGCAAGAAAATAATCAGAAGAAGACAATTTTGAAATCAACAGTATCCTTAGAAGATCCGAGACATCAATTGAAAATCTGTGCAAAAAATCTTAGTTTACCTGAACCTATATACAGGATATTACCAGCAACTACTAGAACCTCAACAGTAATGAGTATATATGCTCATGTTAAG aTTGGACCACATGGATATAGCAATTATCCCTATGATGTAAGTTCCGAAGATGAAGCTCAACGATTAGCAGCTGAAATAGCATTAAAGGATCTTATTGATAAATTTGGTTCATTACCTAATATCACTGAAACTAccaataaagaattaatacaAAAACGTATAGTGGCAATTGTAAATACTCACATGAATGGAGTTTTCAAGGATCAAATACCTTTATATTACAAACAAAGATATGGAGAGTGTTTGCCTGGAGATTGGTTTGACGtcataaaaaaatgttctgaaattatattagaaaaaggtgctgataattcaattattcTACAACGTTCTGagattacaaaagaaaag GTACGTGATCCAATTTCACCAAAatcagataaaatattattgaatccAATAGGACCAACAATACCAGGACAATTGCAATTGCCAGAAGATCAGTATTGGATCGTATATGTTTGTTGTGTGATAAGTACAGTCGATGTTTGGGTTCGACTCGCTGGTCCTGATTATAGT gacaaatttgatattatgaTAGCTGAGATGATGGAATGTTATGGTCGAAGCCAACCATCTGTAAAATCCGTCGAGATAGGAGATTATTACGCGATATTTGAAGATGATTGTTGGCATAGAGTTCGCTGTGAAGAATTTGACAGTGTTACTGGAATGGTTACTGTGTTATTCATTGATCATGGCGATGAAGATCAACGTTCCTTAAATGATTTACATATActggataaaaaattttgcagcCTATCTGCACAA GCGATGCGTATGTGTTTAGCTGGTTTGGAAGATTTTAGAGATTGCGAGACTGTTTTGGctcatattgaaaatttattacttgGCCAAGCTTTTTATGTCGAAGTGCTTAATCAGGGCTTCGATAAAGATGGTCCATATGCTACTGTTGAATTTTATGATACAAGTGGTCcagatgatattaatttaaataaaattctatataagcAAATATTGCAGAATATTATAGCTTTACCACAAATGAACGTT GCAGGACAAGTAACAGAAGTTTTTGTCTCACACGTAGAAAAGAATGGTGATGTTTACATTCAGATACAAACAGAAGGAATGAAATACCTAATTCGTTTGATAAATCGTTTGACACAAACTGGTTTAACCGCGGATATTTTGAAATACAGTATAGTTACTGTTGTCgacagaatgaaaaaatattttgtatctgTGGATGGAAATTGGTATAGAGGAGAAGTGATGAATATTTATCCAAATGGTCAAGTGAAGGTGTTCTTAATTGATTTTGGAAATGCAGTCATTGCGAGTAAAGCCAATTTATTGCATTTGGAAAAACTTTCTgatttattaacgaaatatCCTGCACag gcTATGAAAGTACATCTTCacaatattgaaaaatcaatgTGTAATGAGAAGATGGTTTCTCGGCTAAGAAAACTTGTTCCACAGGGTGAACCAATTCTTATGAAGGTGATCGCACATTCAACCGTTGGCACACCATTAGTAGAATTGTTTAAACGTGTTCAACCCGACAATGTTCTTGCTTCTATCAATACTACTTTAGCATTTGAAGAACATGAAAG aaCTATTGGCGACggcaataataatgtaaaatcaagAAAACGCATTACGTCACGAGCAATaacgaacgaagaagacgatgttataaaaacgttaaaaccTCCGAAGATCACAGGACTTGGCGAATTTTTTGATGTACACGTTACAATGGCAGCCAATCCTGGAAATTTTACTGTTCAACCATTAGACGACAAACGATCTTTAGAG gcgATGATGATCGAATTGCAAGAAGtttgtttaaattatcatGGATCATATCCAACCGTTGCATCGATTAGAGAAGGAAATCTTTATGCAGCGAAACATATAGATGAGCATTGGTatag AGTGTCCGCTTtgaatattatcaatgaaaatatggTCACCGTATATTTCTGTGATTTTGGTGATGTATCTATTCTATCGTTAGACAAGTTACAACCTTTAAAAAGTCAATTTTTAGAATTACCATATCAAGCAATAAAGGCCAAGCTAGTTG gaATAAGGCCTATTAACATGGATTGGTCAGTTGAAGATTGCCTAAGATTTCAGCGATTGgtattagaaaagaattttgtatCAATAGTTGTTGAATCAACTCACGATGATGTTAATCCTGCTGAAACTATACTTGGTCTAAAATTGATAGATGTAGAGACATCGGAAGACATTTATATCGATCAGCTTTTAGTAGAGGAAGGTCGTGCAGTATATACAGACTGA